GAACATCGGGGCGCATGAAGAACTTGGAGTTTCTGAGAAAGGGTGGGgaagagggtgggtgggtggtggagcCTGGGAGCCACTGAGCTGCTCTGGAGATTTGGAAACAGGGGGAGGAGAGCACCCTGGCCCCCCTCTGGGAACGCCTCCAGCCCCTCTTCTGGCCCCTCGAGGCTCTGGGGATCCCTGACTGCAAAGCCACCAGgcctgctggggtgggggccaGAGGGTCGTTCAGGAGCGATGGGCTGAGGATGCAGGGTCAGCCCGGGAGGGCgctggggaagggaatgggggagatcgggggggtgggggagacctcCCAACCTCCCATCACCCCTGCAGACCCCCCAACCTCCCATCACCCCCTGCAGACCCCCCCAACCTCCCATCACCCCTGCAGACCCCCCCAACCTCCCCATCACCCCTGCAGACTCCGCCAACCACCCAGAGCCTGAAGGGAGACCGGAGAGAACCCGCGCCGGGGCCAGCCGGGAGCACGGGAGGGGAGCGGCCACTTCCGGGACAACATCCGGCGGGCGTGGGGGGCCGTGCGGGGCGCACTCACCGAGGATCAGCAGCGCGTTCCGGCGGCGCGCCCGGCAGAGCCCCAGCGCCAGCAGCAGCGCGCAGCAGGCGAGTCCCGGGCCGCGCATGGCCGCGGCGCGCCGGCCAGGgcccccggctccggctccggctccggcccggccccgccccccgacgCGACGtccggccgggccccgcccccggcgcctccccgcccccacgtgccggcagggccccgcccccagagGCCGCTCAGCGTCACGTGCCcggggcggccccgccccctccgcgagTCCCGCGGAGCCGGCGTCCCGGCGCGGGGGGTTCGGAGCGGCGGCGCCCCGCAGGTGAGGCCGcgttcgcggggggggggggggagggggcaagggggGCAGAGACGCGGGCCCCGAGGGCTGCACCCCGCCGCGGGGACCTCCCCACCGCGGGCCTGCCCGGTCCCCGCGCCCACCGGCCTGGCTTGGGCAGGGTGGGCCCCTCGGGACCGGCGCGGGGCCCCAGGAGCCGGGCTGGcgtcgggcgggggggggggggcttctcccCCAGCGCTGGGGGGggtcggggaggggaggggcggggcctgaccAGATGCTGCCCCGCGCCACCTAGAATCCCTGGGACccagggggcgcggggggggggggcggggggcctcaGGATTCGCGggaccccggcccggcccgcgctgCAGTTGGAAACCTCGTAACCCACGCCCGGGGGCTCCTCCGGGCCGCCCACCCACGTCCCCCACGTCCTCCCTCCCCGGGGCTCCTCCGGGCCACCCACCCACGTCCCCCACGTCCTCCCTACCCGGGGGTCCTCCGGGCCGCCCACCCATGCATGCCCTCGTCAGCCCAGGCCTCGGgtgcccccacctcaccccaggaccTTGCTTCTCTCTCGGACTCAAGTTCTCTGGAAAGGGAAAAGTTAAAGGAAGGGAGGCATTCTCCCGGAAGGAGGAATTTGTCCTCGAGCTTCCTCTGGGGAAGTCGTTTGTTGGGGTGTCTGGAGAGAGACCCCCAGGGACCCTGGAGGTTGAGGGCCTGGGtggtcctcccaccccaccccccgcacccTAGCCCTGTGGCTCCCGAGGGAAGTCGGGCAGTGTGACTTCTAAGATACCCCGGGCTCCCCAGGGGGCTGCTGGGGGGCAGCTGCCCAGCTCCTGAGCGGCagtctgtgtttctgtgttgcCCACCCCAGGTGCCCCGGGAATGCCGCCGGCGAGGGCTCCGGGTGGGGCCAGGCCTGCCAGCCCCTGCGGCTTCCCGCCGGCCCTGCGGCGGTGGCTGCCCCTCCTGGCCTGGCTGCCCCGCTACTCCGCGCAGTGGCTGAGGATGGACGTCATCGCCGGGCTCTCCGTGGCGCTCACCGTCCTCCCCCAGGCGCTGGCCTACGCTGAGGTGGCGGGACTCCCGCCCCAGGTGGGTGTCCGCCCCGCTGCCGGCCGGATCTCCCCAGGGCCAAGGGTCGCATGGCCTGAAATTGCCATCTCTCACAGGCCACAGCCTTTGAACCCAAGTTGGCTGAGTCTGGGTGGTCCAGCCGGGGCCAGTGCGGTGAGGCTCTCAGAATCACAGACGggagccaccgcccccccccccgggcagcggTGCCCCGCCTCTGTGTTCACTACGGGGCCCCGGTGGTGGCTGACAGGATGGGGTGCATCCTGCCGCTACGCTGGTCACAGAGATGTGTGTGCTCACCCCACCTTCCtcaccacccgcccccccccccccagtacggCCTCTACTCTGCCTTCATGGGATGCTTCGTGTATTTCTTCCTGGGCACCTCCCGCGACGTGACCCTGGGCCCCACGGCCATCATGTCCCTGCTGGTGTCCTTTTACACCTTCCACGAGCCCGCCTACGCCGTGCTGCTGGCCTTCCTGTCTGGCTGCATCCAGCTGGCCATGGGCTTCCTCCGCCTGGGTGAGACTGCGTGCTTCCTTGCCCCAAAGGGCCGGTCTTGTGTGGGGGAGGCGGCTCCCATCCTAAcctccttccccactctccaAACCATCGCCGTCGGGGGGTGTCGCTCCGCGGGCCTGAGGGGGACCGTCTGCTCCCAGGCCCTCCGGTGCCACTTCTCCCCGCTCACCTCCTCTGGAACCCGGGAGCCCTTTGGGCCTGCTCAGCTTTCCCTCTTGGCCGCCAGGGTTTCTGCTCGACTTCGTCTCCTGCCCTGTCATTAAAGGCTTCACCTCTGCTGCAGCGGTCACCATCGGCGTTGGGCAGGTCAAGGTAGGCGCAGTCCCCTCCGGGGCTCTACCCTGTGAGCTCTCCTGCTCACCACAGGGAAACCTGGGAGTAGGGACCCGACCTTTGGTGGCCCGTGGCCCTCTTGTGCTTGGGGTGATTTCTTCCATAAATCAAGGAAAATGAGATGGGTGACTCCCTTGTAAAACAGCCTTTCTGGGGGAGATGTTTGTGTGACGGTCAGACTCCACAGCAGATTCGGGGCTGGTAATTGCACCCCGACTTGCCCAGAGTGTTGGGGCCAGGGAGCCTGATTGATTCATAGGGTGCTTCTTTCTGCCCTTGCCACCCTTGGCAGTAGGCTGCCCCCAGAAAACCACTTCCCTGCACTGAAGAGCTTGGCTTTGGTGTAATATTTAAATGCTGTGCTTTTCATGTTCCTATTTGCCCTAAGATAACTGTGAAAGTCCCCTAGTCTGTAATCATGGGTTCCCTACGGGTGGAACTTACCCTCCTTTGCCGGCTGCCCGTGCAGCACTGTCCGCCTGACCCTGGCACCCAGGACTGCCCACGGTGCGATGGGGGCGGGCGAGCGCCCGACCGGGTGTAGACAGAGTGGCGCTGAACCTGCCTGCAGATGGGGCCCTTTCTGCCACTCGGGGCCACACCCCCCAGCCTCGTGACCCTGCCTCATCACCCCACACCCCCAGCAGAGCAGGCTTCCCAAGGCCAGCTCTCCACCAGGCCCGGTCTCTCTGCCCTGGCGCAGACCGAATCCAGGCCCAGAGGAGGTGTTTAGTAAGGGACCCAGCTGGCTTGTGTGTGCCCTGGCACCCGGCTCTTCTCTCCCTGCTTTGGGGAGTGAGGTTTGTTAGGTTACCGTGTCCTTTCCAGAGGAGGAAGCAACGTAGAACACCCAGATGAGATTATGTACAGCACGTCTGCCCTTGCTTTGATCGTAACGCACTCATTGTCAGCATAAGCAGTGTTTCTTTCTCATCCACGCCAGGATTGCGTTTCCTATACAATCCCAAGCGTGCTTTCCTAGGTggcagccccagccccaccccgtTTCCCCGGTGTGGCTTAGGTTGCCGCCTGGAGCTCCCTGACCTGGCCCGGTCACaagtcccttccccccaccagtgttctcccgccccgcccccacctccatcAATATAGGCAGCAGGTTTGCGGCCGTCAGAGCTTGTCTTGTCACACACCCTACTGGGCCTCAGAcaacaggaaaacacaaagcaaGGAGTAGAAGAGAGTCTCCAAGGGTGCAGTCCTGGGAGAAAGCCAGGCTTGGCCCGCAACCCCTGCCCAGACTCTGGGGAACCCGCCAGTATCCACTGTGATTTTTACTTCCTGCAGAGGGCGGTGCTGGGAGTGACTGACACGGCTGTGGGCCAATGGCTGTAGGGGGAGGCAGTCCCCAGTGGCCCAGGGCCTTTGGTCCAGGACCTTTGGCCAGGTAGCTGTGAAACTGCCCCAGCTTCCAGGTGACGCAGGCTGCTTTCTGGTTGGTTGGTTTGAAAGGCCCCAACATGAGGTTCCGTCTCCTTCAAAGCTCGTTCTGGTCCTTGGGGCTTTGAGGATGGGCAGGTCTTCTGGGCCCCGGGGCCCCTTGAAGAGCCCTGGGGAGTCTGGATTCCGCAGCAGGCCTGGCCACTGGGTggtgggggctggagggaggggggctgggtgggaagGGCCAGGCTGTCCCGTGGGCAGGCGGCTTCATTGAGCCTCTATTTGAACAGAACCTTCTGGGACTACGGGACATCCCCAGGCAGTTTTTCCTGCAGGTCTATCACATTTTCCTCAGGATTGGAGACACCAGGTAGGTCCCTTCCTTCCTGTTGCTTCTTCCCCAGTTCAGGAGACTCTCCAGTCCCCCCAGCCGCACCCCTGCTTTCCACCCCAAAAGGCATTCGTTCTGTCTTCAGGGTGCCCGGTGCTCAGAGCCATTACCAGGGAGAGGGTCAGACGTGCTGCGTCCGGCCAGCCCAGGCCTGCTGAGCCCGGGCAGCGGCACCATCTGCGGGGCCTTCCCGGGAGGCGGGCGTGTGGGGGCCCCAGGGATGGGGAGGGCAGCGGCCTCCGGCTCGCAGGGCCCTCCTGAGCTCGCTGGGGACCAGCTCCTGGGGCGGATACAAGTAAAACGGCCTGGCGGCCAGGGCTGAGCTCCGGGGAGCTggggcctggaggggggaggggaaggtcctAACCTGCCGCACCAGTGGGGGGGACCCAGCCCCTGGGGGCAGCGGAGGGGACGGGACCTGTCTGAGCACATGGCCATCCGTGCTCTCGAAGGGCCTTGCCAGAGGCGCAGTCTGCATTGCCGGCAGCGGTGGGCAGGGAGGTGCGGGCCCGGGAGGGGGGCTGtgccctggctgggctggcaATGGAGTTGGGGTGAAGGGGGTGCACAGAGGCAGCATGCCAGGGTCCCGGCTGCCTTTGTCTCCGTGGTGACGGTGTTCTGCCCGCCGCAGGGTGGGGGACGCCGTCCTGGGCCTGGCCTGCATGGCGCTGCTGCTCTCGCTGAAGCTGATGCGGAACCGcacgccccccgcccgccccgggatGCCCCTCGGGGTACGGCTCAGCCTCGGGCTGGTGTGGACGGTCACCACAGGTGCGGCGGGTGCCCCTGGCCGGGAAGCCCCTCTGGTGTGCAGGGGACGGGGCTCCGGGCGCCCGGGAACTGAGGCCGTGAGCCGCAGCCGCCGCGGCCCGCAGCcccaaaagtacatttctttttggacaatgccaccccttccctcactctctcccagtccccaccacccatccccacccacaagttggatagttcattttcagcatagtgtctagtgagtttttctctgtgtgtgtgtgctagtactaggcttgaacagggcctggacactgttccttagcttttttgctcaaggctggtgctctaccacttatgccacacctccatttccagcacttagctggttaattggagataagactcaaacgttgggttgggaatatggcctagtggcaagaatgcttgcctcgtatacatgaagcccagggttcgattccccagcaccgcatatatagaaaaagccagaagtggtgctgtggcacaagtgtgctcaaagctagccttgagcaggaagaagccagggacagtgttcaggccctgagtccaagcccagatctggcaaaaaaaaaaaaaaaaatgtctgcccAGGTAGGTTCAAACCACGATCACCGACCAGAtctgtggctaggattatagttgtgagccactgccatTCTGCTTCTTCTGCCTGTTTTGTTAATTATTGAGAGAGGAATACTGAAATCTCTAGTAATTATGGGCTCatccattttcctcccacctatAATTGTTTCGTGTATTTCAAAGTCTGA
This sequence is a window from Perognathus longimembris pacificus isolate PPM17 chromosome 17, ASM2315922v1, whole genome shotgun sequence. Protein-coding genes within it:
- the LOC125365183 gene encoding sodium-independent sulfate anion transporter-like isoform X2, with the translated sequence MLRVFLPGHLPRRDPGPHGHHVPAGVLLHLPRARLRRAAGLPVWLHPAGHGLPPPGPSGATSPRSPPLEPGSPLGLLSFPSWPPGFLLDFVSCPVIKGFTSAAAVTIGVGQVKNLLGLRDIPRQFFLQVYHIFLRIGDTRVGDAVLGLACMALLLSLKLMRNRTPPARPGMPLGVRLSLGLVWTVTTARNALVVSFAALMAYSFEVTGSQPFVLTGHTAGGLPPVQLPPFSVTTANGTVSFAEMVQGMGAGLAVVPLVGLLESVAVAKAFASQSSYRIDTNQELLAIGEPPAGWASSSL
- the LOC125365183 gene encoding sodium-independent sulfate anion transporter-like isoform X1; the protein is MPPARAPGGARPASPCGFPPALRRWLPLLAWLPRYSAQWLRMDVIAGLSVALTVLPQALAYAEVAGLPPQYGLYSAFMGCFVYFFLGTSRDVTLGPTAIMSLLVSFYTFHEPAYAVLLAFLSGCIQLAMGFLRLGFLLDFVSCPVIKGFTSAAAVTIGVGQVKNLLGLRDIPRQFFLQVYHIFLRIGDTRVGDAVLGLACMALLLSLKLMRNRTPPARPGMPLGVRLSLGLVWTVTTARNALVVSFAALMAYSFEVTGSQPFVLTGHTAGGLPPVQLPPFSVTTANGTVSFAEMVQGMGAGLAVVPLVGLLESVAVAKAFASQSSYRIDTNQELLAIGEPPAGWASSSL